In Afipia sp. GAS231, a single window of DNA contains:
- the dctP gene encoding TRAP transporter substrate-binding protein DctP — protein MFRLAGLLMLTASVAVPAQALELRVADSFPAGHYLVRLMLKPWMDEVTRKTNGAVTFSYYPNQQLGKATDMLRLTQSGVVDIGYIGPSYVSDKMPLSEVAQLPEAFDTSCQGGLAYWKSARQGVLAAQEYAPNKIRLLMEVVLPPYPVFTTKQKIETMKDMQGLKLRTTGGAQDLTLRALGAVPVRMAAPDAYESLTRGTMDGLLFAMESVVAYGMDSLIKYTTDGVSFGSFIVAYSINQAVWDRLPDDVRKAMDEASEAIVPKVCAEVDKELIDTRAHLQKSGVTFVAIPEDTRAQMKEKLKGVGQEWATTLDTRGKPASAALKEFNDLLAEAAAKK, from the coding sequence ATGTTTCGGTTGGCGGGGTTGCTGATGCTGACGGCGAGTGTCGCGGTCCCCGCGCAGGCGCTGGAACTGCGTGTGGCGGACTCGTTTCCCGCCGGACACTACCTGGTGCGGCTGATGCTGAAACCCTGGATGGACGAGGTCACCCGTAAAACCAACGGCGCCGTCACGTTCAGCTATTATCCCAACCAGCAACTGGGCAAGGCGACCGACATGCTCCGCCTGACGCAATCCGGCGTCGTCGATATCGGCTACATCGGGCCGTCCTACGTGTCCGACAAAATGCCGCTGTCAGAGGTGGCGCAGTTACCGGAAGCCTTCGATACCAGTTGCCAGGGCGGCCTCGCCTACTGGAAGAGCGCGCGCCAGGGTGTTCTGGCGGCCCAGGAATACGCGCCGAACAAGATCCGGCTGCTGATGGAAGTCGTGCTGCCGCCCTATCCGGTGTTCACGACCAAGCAGAAGATCGAGACCATGAAGGACATGCAGGGATTGAAGCTGCGCACCACCGGCGGCGCGCAGGACCTCACCTTGCGCGCGCTCGGCGCGGTGCCGGTGCGCATGGCGGCGCCCGATGCCTATGAGTCGCTGACGCGTGGCACCATGGACGGCTTGCTGTTCGCGATGGAAAGCGTCGTCGCCTACGGCATGGACTCATTGATCAAATACACCACCGACGGCGTCAGCTTCGGCAGCTTCATCGTCGCCTACTCGATCAACCAGGCGGTCTGGGATCGCCTTCCGGACGACGTCAGGAAGGCGATGGACGAAGCATCCGAGGCTATCGTGCCGAAAGTCTGCGCCGAGGTCGACAAGGAGCTGATCGACACGCGCGCGCACTTGCAGAAATCCGGCGTCACCTTTGTGGCGATCCCGGAAGACACCCGCGCCCAGATGAAAGAGAAGCTCAAGGGCGTCGGCCAGGAGTGGGCGACAACGCTCGATACCCGCGGCAAACCGGCGTCGGCGGCGTTGAAAGAGTTCAATGATCTGCTGGCCGAGGCGGCGGCGAAGAAGTAA
- a CDS encoding aspartate ammonia-lyase, whose product MAETKIDVDPPQSVAVATTRSIELTQVATRSEHDLIGNADVPANAYWGVHTLRAVDNFPITGVPVGHFPDLVRALALVKQAAARANRRLGHLPPAKADAIDRACDLIAKDGRFHDQFVVDAIQGGAGTSTNMNANEVIANVALELMGKHKGDYAALHPNDDVNMAQSTNDAYPTALRLAIIFAAAPLIAALDELAFAFKSKAVEFGDILKIGRTQLQDAVPMTLGQEFDAYFATIKEDVARIREAAALFREVNLGATAIGTGINADPRYAALAIEELARASHEPMVPASNLIEATSDMGAFVLFSGVLKRVAVKLSKICNDLRLLSSGPRAGFGEIRLPTVQAGSSIMPGKVNPVIPEVVNQVAYMVIGHDLTVTMCAEGGQLQLNAFEPTIGYCVLSSLRTLTAAINTLTKKCVVGIEADRERCRALVEDSIGLVTALVPALGYETCSRVAKQALAQKRRVADIVLEEKLLTPEQMERLFRPEAMTSPARAR is encoded by the coding sequence ATCTGATCGGCAACGCCGACGTTCCCGCCAACGCCTATTGGGGCGTCCACACCTTGCGGGCCGTGGACAATTTCCCCATCACCGGCGTTCCCGTCGGTCATTTTCCGGACCTGGTGCGGGCGCTGGCGCTGGTGAAGCAGGCCGCGGCGCGCGCCAACCGGCGCCTCGGGCATCTGCCGCCGGCGAAAGCCGACGCCATTGACCGCGCCTGCGATTTGATCGCCAAGGACGGACGCTTCCACGACCAGTTCGTGGTCGACGCCATTCAGGGCGGCGCCGGAACCTCCACCAACATGAACGCCAACGAGGTCATTGCCAACGTGGCGCTCGAACTGATGGGGAAACACAAGGGCGACTATGCCGCGCTTCATCCCAACGACGACGTCAACATGGCGCAGTCGACCAACGACGCCTATCCGACGGCGCTGCGGCTTGCGATCATTTTCGCCGCCGCCCCCCTGATCGCGGCGCTCGACGAACTCGCCTTTGCCTTCAAGTCGAAAGCCGTCGAGTTCGGCGACATCCTCAAGATCGGCCGCACCCAGCTTCAGGACGCCGTGCCGATGACGCTGGGCCAGGAATTCGATGCCTATTTTGCCACCATCAAGGAAGACGTCGCGCGAATAAGGGAAGCCGCAGCGCTGTTTCGCGAAGTCAATCTCGGCGCCACGGCGATCGGCACCGGCATCAATGCCGATCCGCGCTATGCCGCACTTGCGATCGAGGAACTGGCGCGGGCTTCCCATGAACCGATGGTGCCGGCCAGCAACCTGATCGAGGCGACCTCCGACATGGGCGCCTTCGTCCTATTCTCCGGCGTGCTGAAACGCGTCGCGGTCAAACTGTCGAAGATCTGCAACGACCTGCGTCTGCTGTCGAGCGGCCCGCGTGCGGGTTTTGGCGAGATTCGGCTGCCGACGGTGCAGGCGGGATCCTCGATCATGCCCGGCAAGGTCAACCCGGTGATCCCCGAAGTGGTCAACCAGGTCGCCTATATGGTGATCGGCCACGACCTCACCGTGACGATGTGCGCCGAAGGGGGACAGCTTCAGCTCAACGCCTTCGAGCCCACGATCGGCTACTGCGTGCTGTCATCGCTGCGCACGCTGACGGCAGCGATCAACACCTTGACGAAGAAATGCGTGGTTGGCATCGAGGCCGACCGCGAGCGTTGCCGCGCACTGGTCGAGGACAGCATCGGGCTCGTGACCGCGCTGGTCCCCGCTTTGGGCTACGAAACCTGCTCGCGGGTCGCCAAGCAGGCGCTGGCGCAAAAGCGCCGGGTCGCCGACATCGTGCTGGAGGAAAAGCTGCTGACGCCGGAACAGATGGAGCGTCTGTTCCGTCCGGAGGCCATGACCTCTCCTGCCCGTGCGCGGTAG
- a CDS encoding branched-chain amino acid ABC transporter permease — MDYSILLAQAALNGLVIGAMYMLMAVGFTLTFGIMRVVNFAHGEFYMLGAFTAFFTYVYWEMPFVVCLAIAAVTVGILGMLIERTLIQPFRADEMSGMIATLAISVIIQNGAVLLWGPAPRAMPDIVTGTLAIGPFSFPWSRLVVIAAAAVIFVAFWLFMQRTRLGRAMRAVAQDTETALLQGIRVNTIYPLAFGLSVALAALAGALMGPVFSVSPFVGLTPMLKAFVVVILGGLGSVPGAVVGGLMLGMIESFTATIFGSLVSDILQLLLVILILLVRPAGLLGQREA; from the coding sequence TTGGACTATTCGATACTTCTGGCGCAGGCGGCGCTGAACGGTCTCGTCATCGGCGCGATGTACATGCTGATGGCGGTCGGTTTCACGCTGACGTTCGGGATCATGCGCGTGGTCAACTTCGCGCATGGCGAGTTCTATATGCTCGGCGCGTTCACGGCGTTCTTTACCTATGTCTACTGGGAAATGCCGTTCGTCGTCTGCCTGGCGATCGCGGCGGTGACGGTCGGCATCTTGGGCATGCTGATCGAGCGAACCCTGATCCAGCCGTTTCGCGCCGATGAAATGTCGGGAATGATCGCAACATTGGCGATTTCCGTCATCATTCAGAACGGTGCCGTGCTGCTGTGGGGACCGGCGCCGCGCGCGATGCCCGACATCGTCACCGGCACGCTGGCGATCGGCCCATTCAGTTTTCCGTGGTCGCGGCTGGTGGTCATCGCGGCGGCAGCGGTGATCTTCGTCGCTTTCTGGCTGTTCATGCAGCGAACCCGCCTCGGGCGCGCAATGCGAGCCGTTGCCCAGGATACCGAAACCGCGCTGCTGCAGGGCATTCGGGTCAACACCATCTATCCGCTGGCGTTCGGGCTGAGCGTGGCGCTCGCGGCGCTCGCCGGCGCCCTGATGGGTCCGGTATTCTCGGTGTCGCCGTTTGTCGGACTGACGCCGATGCTCAAGGCGTTCGTCGTCGTCATTCTCGGCGGTCTCGGCTCGGTGCCGGGTGCTGTGGTTGGTGGATTGATGCTCGGCATGATCGAGAGCTTTACCGCCACGATCTTCGGATCGCTGGTGTCCGACATCCTGCAGCTTCTGCTCGTGATCCTGATCCTGCTGGTCCGGCCCGCCGGCCTGTTGGGACAAAGGGAGGCCTGA
- a CDS encoding ABC transporter ATP-binding protein — protein sequence MSQALCIRDMHVEYGSRVALSGISLDVAPAQIVSLVGSNGAGKTSTLRAIMGLRSPSKGEISFGDTRIDGMSPPEIVARGIALSPEGRRVFPRMSVHDNLLVGGYLQPQGAHLHQSVERMFEFFPKLRQRRDQMAGSLSGGEQQMLAIARALMAAPKVLLLDEPSLGLAPIMVQEIGRLIQTINREEGLSIVLVEQNASLALRLCHYAYVLENGRIALSGPGPELVKSDYVQRAYLGV from the coding sequence ATGAGCCAGGCGCTTTGTATCCGGGATATGCACGTCGAATACGGCAGCCGCGTCGCGCTCAGCGGCATCAGCCTCGACGTGGCACCAGCGCAGATCGTGTCACTGGTGGGCAGCAACGGCGCCGGCAAGACCAGCACCTTGCGCGCGATCATGGGGCTGAGGTCGCCGAGCAAGGGCGAGATCAGCTTTGGCGACACAAGGATCGACGGCATGTCGCCGCCCGAAATCGTGGCGCGCGGCATCGCGCTGTCGCCCGAGGGGCGACGGGTATTTCCGCGCATGAGCGTGCACGACAATCTGTTGGTCGGCGGCTATCTGCAGCCGCAGGGCGCGCATCTGCACCAATCGGTCGAACGGATGTTCGAGTTCTTTCCAAAGCTCCGGCAACGGCGAGACCAGATGGCCGGCTCGTTGTCGGGCGGCGAACAGCAGATGCTGGCAATCGCCCGCGCGCTGATGGCGGCGCCGAAGGTGCTGTTGCTGGACGAGCCTTCGCTCGGTCTGGCGCCGATCATGGTGCAGGAGATCGGGCGCCTGATCCAGACCATCAATAGGGAGGAGGGCCTGTCGATCGTGCTGGTCGAACAGAATGCCAGCCTCGCGCTACGGCTCTGCCATTACGCTTATGTGCTGGAGAACGGCCGCATCGCCTTGAGCGGTCCGGGACCGGAACTCGTCAAGAGCGACTATGTTCAGCGCGCCTATCTCGGCGTCTAG
- a CDS encoding branched-chain amino acid ABC transporter permease yields MEGSSSAIGRDGSAPAARNRMLPRAAIAVVLAAALVLPQLTANQFYIHLANLMLLNAIFAVSLGLIAAVGQISLGHAAFVAAGAYVSALAALTFKIPPIFGIVLAGLVTGLAAALLGKILLRLRGVYFVLVTFLAGQVFTLIALNWESVTHGANGLLGIPAISLFGFPLSTRLRFYYFALAAFIIVLIFVWALMRSQYGRAFRSIAENVRLAESSGIDVSHYQIIAFALGSGIAGAAGATMVHYIRFLSPDSFTFNDSIAYITMLVVGGRQTLLGGVLGALFLTPLPELLRGLVGAQHIVYGAILLAVLLFLPNGLVSIGRSLFRKTSGAEAPK; encoded by the coding sequence GTGGAGGGATCATCATCCGCCATCGGCCGCGATGGGTCTGCGCCGGCGGCGCGCAACCGTATGCTGCCGCGTGCGGCCATCGCCGTCGTGCTAGCGGCGGCGCTGGTGCTACCGCAACTGACCGCAAACCAGTTCTATATTCATCTGGCGAATCTGATGCTGCTCAATGCGATCTTTGCGGTCAGCCTCGGCCTGATCGCGGCGGTCGGACAGATCTCGCTCGGGCATGCCGCGTTCGTTGCCGCCGGCGCCTACGTCTCGGCGCTTGCGGCCCTGACATTCAAGATTCCACCGATCTTCGGCATCGTGCTTGCCGGATTGGTGACCGGGCTTGCGGCAGCGTTGCTCGGCAAAATCCTGCTGCGCCTGCGCGGCGTCTATTTCGTACTGGTCACGTTCCTCGCCGGGCAGGTGTTCACGCTGATTGCGCTCAATTGGGAAAGCGTCACCCACGGCGCCAATGGATTGCTTGGCATTCCCGCGATTTCGTTGTTCGGATTTCCGCTGTCGACCCGGCTGCGGTTCTATTATTTTGCACTGGCCGCGTTCATCATCGTCCTGATCTTCGTCTGGGCCCTGATGCGGTCGCAATATGGCCGGGCGTTCCGTTCGATCGCGGAAAACGTACGGCTCGCCGAATCCTCTGGCATCGATGTCAGTCACTATCAGATCATCGCCTTCGCGCTCGGCAGCGGCATCGCGGGGGCTGCCGGGGCGACGATGGTGCATTACATCCGCTTCCTGTCGCCGGACAGCTTCACCTTCAACGATTCGATTGCCTATATCACCATGCTGGTCGTCGGTGGCCGGCAGACGCTGCTCGGCGGCGTGCTCGGCGCGCTGTTCCTGACGCCGTTGCCGGAACTGTTGCGCGGCCTGGTCGGGGCGCAACATATCGTCTACGGCGCGATCCTGCTCGCAGTATTGCTGTTCCTGCCGAACGGTCTGGTCTCGATCGGACGCTCGCTGTTCAGGAAAACTTCCGGAGCGGAGGCGCCGAAATGA
- a CDS encoding ABC transporter ATP-binding protein: MTALLEVDGISRRFGGLNALKDVSFAVNKGEIVGLIGPNGAGKTTCFNVVSGVMAPTSGAIRFKGHGIVGKKPSAIVGEGLVRTFQATTVFPDATVIENVMRGAFATTPVSMLSSVFNTRAARATLTATGERCGVLLNRLQLTPYRDWRAGELSYGGQRRLGVAIALAANPTLLMLDEPVAGLNPEEAAEFGRLIRQIHETEGVAVLLVEHHMRLVMGLCHRIVVLDHGELIAEGGPSDIRANRKVIEAYLGSEEVG; this comes from the coding sequence ATGACCGCCTTGCTGGAAGTGGATGGCATCAGCCGGCGTTTCGGCGGATTGAATGCGCTGAAGGATGTCTCATTCGCGGTGAACAAAGGCGAGATCGTCGGACTGATCGGCCCCAACGGCGCCGGCAAGACCACCTGCTTCAATGTCGTCAGCGGCGTGATGGCGCCGACATCAGGCGCGATCCGGTTCAAGGGGCACGGCATCGTCGGCAAGAAGCCGAGCGCCATCGTCGGCGAAGGGCTGGTGCGGACGTTCCAGGCCACCACGGTGTTTCCGGATGCCACCGTGATCGAAAACGTCATGCGCGGCGCGTTCGCGACCACGCCGGTGTCGATGCTGAGTTCGGTGTTCAACACCCGTGCCGCACGCGCCACGCTGACGGCGACCGGTGAACGTTGCGGTGTGTTGCTCAATCGGCTGCAACTCACGCCCTACCGCGATTGGCGCGCCGGCGAATTGTCCTATGGCGGTCAGCGCCGGCTCGGCGTCGCGATTGCGCTTGCCGCCAACCCCACGCTTCTGATGCTCGATGAGCCGGTCGCCGGGCTCAATCCGGAGGAGGCGGCCGAGTTCGGCCGCCTGATCCGCCAAATCCACGAAACCGAGGGCGTCGCCGTGCTGCTGGTCGAGCATCACATGCGGCTGGTGATGGGACTGTGCCACCGCATCGTCGTGCTTGACCACGGTGAGTTGATCGCCGAGGGCGGGCCATCAGACATTCGCGCCAATCGCAAGGTGATCGAGGCCTACCTCGGCTCCGAGGAGGTCGGATGA